The Miscanthus floridulus cultivar M001 chromosome 7, ASM1932011v1, whole genome shotgun sequence genome includes a region encoding these proteins:
- the LOC136466689 gene encoding auxin response factor 6-like isoform X2, whose product MHVPALLFHCLRSVVEWCIFLKATVAASTNKEMEAQIPNYPSLPPQLICQLHNVIMHADAETDEVYAQMTLQPLSPQELKDPFLPAELGTASKQPTNYFCKTLTASDTSTHGGFSVPRRAAEKVFPPLDFNQQPPAQELIVKDLHGNDWKFRHIFRGQPKRHLLTTGWSVFVSAKRLVAGDSVLFIWNDNNQLLLGIRRGNRPQTVMPSSVLSSDSMHIGLLAAAAHAASTNSRFTIFYNPRASPCEFVIPMAKYLKAVYHTCISVGMRFRMLFETEESSVRRYMGTITGISDLDPVRWPNSHWRSAKVGWDESTAGEKQPRVSLWEIEPLTTFPMYPSPFALGLKRPWPTGLPSLYGGRDDGLTSSLLWLRDRANPGFQSLNFSRLGTSPWMQPRLDNSLLGFQSDMYQTIAAAAAAALQSTTKQVSPSVMQFQQPQNIVDRSALLSSQILQQVQPQFQQIYPQNLNENKIQGHTQPEYLQQQLQRSQSFNEQKPPLHPQQQQQQCVQTPQDQQMQQQKHLHNFHSLPDALSAFSQLSSATHSPSSTLQTVPIFSHQQNFPDTNISSLSPSSGSSMHGMLGQLPSEAASSLPCGAINTPVSVSDPWSSKRVAVESVNPSRPHVVSPQMEQLDMASCNMPQSSALAPLPGRECLVDQDGSSDPQNHLLFGVNIDSQSLLMQGGIPSLQSDNSSDTIPYSTNNFLSPSQNDFPLNQPLHSAGCLDESGYVPCAENSEQANQQFATFVKVYKSGTVGRLLDITRFSSYDELRSEVGRLFGLEGQLEDPLRSGWQLVFVDREDDVLLVGDDPWQEFVNSVSCIKILSPEEVQRMGKPGIQLLSSAPSRRLSNGCDSYVSMQESRSLSTGMAPVGSVEF is encoded by the exons ATGCATGTGCCGGCCCTCTTGTTTCATTGCCTGCGGTCGGTAGTCGAGTGGTGTATTTTCCTCAAGGCCACG GTAGCAGCATCGACAAATAAGGAAATGGAGGCTCAGATCCCCAACTATCCTAGCCTGCCTCCGCAGCTTATATGCCAACTCCATAATGTGATCATGCAT GCTGATGCTGAGACAGATGAGGTGTATGCACAGATGACACTGCAGCCACTCAGCCCA CAAGAGCTCAAGGACCCATTTTTGCCTGCTGAGTTAGGCACTGCCAGCAAGCAGCCAACAAATTATTTTTGTAAAACACTAACTGCAAGTGATACAAGTACACATGGTGGATTCTCTGTTCCACGCCGAGCAGCAGAGAAGGTGTTTCCTCCACTG GATTTCAATCAGCAGCCTCCTGCACAGGAGTTGATTGTAAAAGATCTTCATGGCAACGATTGGAAATTTCGCCATATTTTTCGGG GTCAGCCAAAGCGGCATCTTCTGACAACAGGTTGGAGTGTCTTTGTTAGTGCAAAGAGACTGGTTGCTGGCGACTCTGTCCTTTTTATCTG GAATGACAACAACCAGTTGCTTCTGGGAATTCGCCGGGGAAACAGACCACAAACTGTCATGCCATCATCAGTACTTTCTAGTGATAGCATGCATATTGGTCTGCTTGCTGCAGCCGCTCATGCTGCATCAACAAATAGCCGGTTTACTATTTTCTATAATCCAAG AGCAAGCCCTTGTGAATTCGTCATACCCATGGCTAAGTATTTGAAAGCTGTGTACCATACCTGTATATCTGTGGGTATGCGTTTCCGGATGCTTTTTGAGACAGAGGAATCTAGTGTAAGGCG TTACATGGGGACAATTACAGGAATAAGTGATCTTGATCCTGTTCGCTGGCCGAACTCGcactggcgctcggcaaag GTTGGATGGGACGAGTCAACTGCTGGAGAGAAGCAGCCAAGGGTATCTCTTTGGGAGATTGAACCGTTGACAACTTTTCCAATGTATCCGTCTCCTTTTGCTCTTGGATTAAAGCGCCCATGGCCTACAGGCCTGCCTTCTTTATATG GTGGAAGGGATGATGGCTTGACCTCTTCTCTTCTGTGGCTTCGAGACAGGGCAAACCCGGGTTTCCAGTCACTGAATTTCAGCAGGCTTGGTACAAGTCCCTGGATGCAGCCTAGGCTGGATAATTCCCTACTTGGTTTCCAATCTGACATGTACCAgaccatagcagcagcagcagcagcagcattacAAAGCACTACGAAGCAAGTTTCGCCTTCAGTAATGCAGTTCCAACAGCCTCAGAATATTGTTGATAGATCTGCTCTTCTATCAAGTCAGATTCTGCAGCAAGTACAACCTCAGTTTCAGCAAATTTACCCCCAAAATCTCAATGAAAACAAAATTCAAGGCCATACACAACCTGAGTACCTCCAACAACAGCTTCAACGCTCCCAATCATTTAATGAGCAGAAGCCTCCACTTCATccacagcaacagcagcagcaatgTGTGCAAACACCACAGGATCAACAAATGCAACAACAGAAGCATCTGCACAACTTTCACTCCTTGCCAGATGCATTATCGGCTTTTTCTCAACTTTCCTCAGCCACTCACTCCCCATCTTCCACATTGCAGACAGTTCCAATATTCTCGCATCAACAAAACTTTCCAGATACAAACATTAGCTCTCTCTCACCATCTAGTGGCTCTTCCATGCATGGCATGTTGGGGCAATTACCTTCTGAAGCAGCTTCGAGCCTCCCATGTGGTGCAATAAACACCCCTGTATCGGTATCTGACCCATGGTCATCTAAGAGAGTTGCAGTGGAGTCTGTTAACCCTTCTCGTCCTCATGTTGTTTCACCACAGATGGAACAATTGGATATGGCATCATGTAACATGCCACAAAGCTCTGCATTAGCACCATTACCTGGACGAGAATGCTTAGTGGATCAAGATGGGAGCTCTGATCCTCAAAATCACCTCTTATTTGGTGTTAACATAGACTCCCAGTCACTTTTGATGCAAGGTGGCATTCCAAGCCTTCAGAGTGATAACAGTTCAGACACGATTCCATACTCAACCAACAATTTCCTGAGCCCTTCTCAGAATGATTTCCCCTTGAATCAACCACTACATAGTGCGGGCTGCTTAGATGAGTCAGGTTATGTTCCATGTGCAGAGAATTCTGAACAAGCAAATCAACAGTTTGCAACCTTTGTGAAG GTTTACAAATCTGGAACCGTTGGAAGGTTGCTGGATATCACTAGATTCAGCAGTTATGATGAACTTCGTAGTGAGGTGGGGCGTCTATTTGGCCTTGAGGGCCAGTTGGAAGACCCTTTGAGATCAGGCTGGCAGCTTGTATTTGTTGACAGAGAGGACGATGTCCTTCTAGTTGGCGATGACCCATGGCA GGAATTTGTGAACAGTGTGTCCTGTATAAAGATACTTTCACCGGAGGAGGTTCAGCGGATGGGCAAGCCAGGCATTCAGCTCTTGAGCTCGGCTCCTTCAAGAAGGCTGAGCAATGGCTGCGACAGCTATGTGAGCATGCAGGAATCGAGAAGCCTGAGCACTGGGATGGCGCCAGTGGGTTCGGTGGAGTTCTGA
- the LOC136466689 gene encoding auxin response factor 6-like isoform X1: MKLSPSASGGVQDQPASPEEAEEHKCLNSELWHACAGPLVSLPAVGSRVVYFPQGHGEQVAASTNKEMEAQIPNYPSLPPQLICQLHNVIMHADAETDEVYAQMTLQPLSPQELKDPFLPAELGTASKQPTNYFCKTLTASDTSTHGGFSVPRRAAEKVFPPLDFNQQPPAQELIVKDLHGNDWKFRHIFRGQPKRHLLTTGWSVFVSAKRLVAGDSVLFIWNDNNQLLLGIRRGNRPQTVMPSSVLSSDSMHIGLLAAAAHAASTNSRFTIFYNPRASPCEFVIPMAKYLKAVYHTCISVGMRFRMLFETEESSVRRYMGTITGISDLDPVRWPNSHWRSAKVGWDESTAGEKQPRVSLWEIEPLTTFPMYPSPFALGLKRPWPTGLPSLYGGRDDGLTSSLLWLRDRANPGFQSLNFSRLGTSPWMQPRLDNSLLGFQSDMYQTIAAAAAAALQSTTKQVSPSVMQFQQPQNIVDRSALLSSQILQQVQPQFQQIYPQNLNENKIQGHTQPEYLQQQLQRSQSFNEQKPPLHPQQQQQQCVQTPQDQQMQQQKHLHNFHSLPDALSAFSQLSSATHSPSSTLQTVPIFSHQQNFPDTNISSLSPSSGSSMHGMLGQLPSEAASSLPCGAINTPVSVSDPWSSKRVAVESVNPSRPHVVSPQMEQLDMASCNMPQSSALAPLPGRECLVDQDGSSDPQNHLLFGVNIDSQSLLMQGGIPSLQSDNSSDTIPYSTNNFLSPSQNDFPLNQPLHSAGCLDESGYVPCAENSEQANQQFATFVKVYKSGTVGRLLDITRFSSYDELRSEVGRLFGLEGQLEDPLRSGWQLVFVDREDDVLLVGDDPWQEFVNSVSCIKILSPEEVQRMGKPGIQLLSSAPSRRLSNGCDSYVSMQESRSLSTGMAPVGSVEF; this comes from the exons ATGAAGCTCTCGCCGTCGGCCAGCGGTGGCGTCCAGGACCAGCCGGCGTCGCCGGAAG AAGCTGAAGAGCACAAGTGCCTAAATTCTGAGTTGTGGCATGCATGTGCCGGCCCTCTTGTTTCATTGCCTGCGGTCGGTAGTCGAGTGGTGTATTTTCCTCAAGGCCACGGTGAGCAG GTAGCAGCATCGACAAATAAGGAAATGGAGGCTCAGATCCCCAACTATCCTAGCCTGCCTCCGCAGCTTATATGCCAACTCCATAATGTGATCATGCAT GCTGATGCTGAGACAGATGAGGTGTATGCACAGATGACACTGCAGCCACTCAGCCCA CAAGAGCTCAAGGACCCATTTTTGCCTGCTGAGTTAGGCACTGCCAGCAAGCAGCCAACAAATTATTTTTGTAAAACACTAACTGCAAGTGATACAAGTACACATGGTGGATTCTCTGTTCCACGCCGAGCAGCAGAGAAGGTGTTTCCTCCACTG GATTTCAATCAGCAGCCTCCTGCACAGGAGTTGATTGTAAAAGATCTTCATGGCAACGATTGGAAATTTCGCCATATTTTTCGGG GTCAGCCAAAGCGGCATCTTCTGACAACAGGTTGGAGTGTCTTTGTTAGTGCAAAGAGACTGGTTGCTGGCGACTCTGTCCTTTTTATCTG GAATGACAACAACCAGTTGCTTCTGGGAATTCGCCGGGGAAACAGACCACAAACTGTCATGCCATCATCAGTACTTTCTAGTGATAGCATGCATATTGGTCTGCTTGCTGCAGCCGCTCATGCTGCATCAACAAATAGCCGGTTTACTATTTTCTATAATCCAAG AGCAAGCCCTTGTGAATTCGTCATACCCATGGCTAAGTATTTGAAAGCTGTGTACCATACCTGTATATCTGTGGGTATGCGTTTCCGGATGCTTTTTGAGACAGAGGAATCTAGTGTAAGGCG TTACATGGGGACAATTACAGGAATAAGTGATCTTGATCCTGTTCGCTGGCCGAACTCGcactggcgctcggcaaag GTTGGATGGGACGAGTCAACTGCTGGAGAGAAGCAGCCAAGGGTATCTCTTTGGGAGATTGAACCGTTGACAACTTTTCCAATGTATCCGTCTCCTTTTGCTCTTGGATTAAAGCGCCCATGGCCTACAGGCCTGCCTTCTTTATATG GTGGAAGGGATGATGGCTTGACCTCTTCTCTTCTGTGGCTTCGAGACAGGGCAAACCCGGGTTTCCAGTCACTGAATTTCAGCAGGCTTGGTACAAGTCCCTGGATGCAGCCTAGGCTGGATAATTCCCTACTTGGTTTCCAATCTGACATGTACCAgaccatagcagcagcagcagcagcagcattacAAAGCACTACGAAGCAAGTTTCGCCTTCAGTAATGCAGTTCCAACAGCCTCAGAATATTGTTGATAGATCTGCTCTTCTATCAAGTCAGATTCTGCAGCAAGTACAACCTCAGTTTCAGCAAATTTACCCCCAAAATCTCAATGAAAACAAAATTCAAGGCCATACACAACCTGAGTACCTCCAACAACAGCTTCAACGCTCCCAATCATTTAATGAGCAGAAGCCTCCACTTCATccacagcaacagcagcagcaatgTGTGCAAACACCACAGGATCAACAAATGCAACAACAGAAGCATCTGCACAACTTTCACTCCTTGCCAGATGCATTATCGGCTTTTTCTCAACTTTCCTCAGCCACTCACTCCCCATCTTCCACATTGCAGACAGTTCCAATATTCTCGCATCAACAAAACTTTCCAGATACAAACATTAGCTCTCTCTCACCATCTAGTGGCTCTTCCATGCATGGCATGTTGGGGCAATTACCTTCTGAAGCAGCTTCGAGCCTCCCATGTGGTGCAATAAACACCCCTGTATCGGTATCTGACCCATGGTCATCTAAGAGAGTTGCAGTGGAGTCTGTTAACCCTTCTCGTCCTCATGTTGTTTCACCACAGATGGAACAATTGGATATGGCATCATGTAACATGCCACAAAGCTCTGCATTAGCACCATTACCTGGACGAGAATGCTTAGTGGATCAAGATGGGAGCTCTGATCCTCAAAATCACCTCTTATTTGGTGTTAACATAGACTCCCAGTCACTTTTGATGCAAGGTGGCATTCCAAGCCTTCAGAGTGATAACAGTTCAGACACGATTCCATACTCAACCAACAATTTCCTGAGCCCTTCTCAGAATGATTTCCCCTTGAATCAACCACTACATAGTGCGGGCTGCTTAGATGAGTCAGGTTATGTTCCATGTGCAGAGAATTCTGAACAAGCAAATCAACAGTTTGCAACCTTTGTGAAG GTTTACAAATCTGGAACCGTTGGAAGGTTGCTGGATATCACTAGATTCAGCAGTTATGATGAACTTCGTAGTGAGGTGGGGCGTCTATTTGGCCTTGAGGGCCAGTTGGAAGACCCTTTGAGATCAGGCTGGCAGCTTGTATTTGTTGACAGAGAGGACGATGTCCTTCTAGTTGGCGATGACCCATGGCA GGAATTTGTGAACAGTGTGTCCTGTATAAAGATACTTTCACCGGAGGAGGTTCAGCGGATGGGCAAGCCAGGCATTCAGCTCTTGAGCTCGGCTCCTTCAAGAAGGCTGAGCAATGGCTGCGACAGCTATGTGAGCATGCAGGAATCGAGAAGCCTGAGCACTGGGATGGCGCCAGTGGGTTCGGTGGAGTTCTGA